The region CAGGCCCACGGTTTCCACGGTCTGCCCGTGGGCTGCCAGGGCCGCACGACCCGCAGCCACCGCGCCGGAGGATACCAGCACCACGCGCCGCGGCTCCGTCTGCCCAGGCACGGGCAGGGCCCGCAGGGCCGCCAGCTGTGCGGCCAGACCGGTGAGCACTGCGGCGTTGAGCCCCTGGGCGTCGGTCAGCACGGCGCTGCCCACCTTGACCACCACCACCCTGGCCTGCGCAAGAATGCGGGCGCGTTCCTCCCGCCAGTCGTCAACGTGCGTCATGCGGCTTTCCTTTACGGGCGCTCCCAGCGCCGCGGGCGGGTCACTCCCTGGTGTAGATGACCTCAATTTCAGGAAATTCCTCATCCTCCACCTGCACAGGCTCCTGCGCGCGCACCAAAGGCGCGTGGGGTTCCGCGGCGTCGCGCAGTCGCCACAGCTCGGCCGTCAGGGGCTCCAGGCCCAGGCCATCGCGGGCGGAAATGAAAAAAATTTGCCGCCCGTCGGCCTTGGCACGGGCCTCCAGGGCCGCCAGCCGCTCCGGCGGGAGCAGGTCGATCTTGTTGACCACCTCCACCTGACGGCGCTGGGCCAGATCGGGATCAAAGCGGCGCAGCTCTTCATTGATAAGGCCGAAACCCGCCCAAGGGTCCGCGTCGTTGACGTCCTCGGCGCTGAGGATATGGACCAGGAAGCGGGTGCGCTCCACATGCTTGAGAAAGCGCAGGCCCAGGCCCTGGCCCTGGTGCGCGCCTTCGATCAGGCCGGGAATGTCGGCCAGCACCAGGCGCTTACCCGGATCGGCGTCGTCGATCATAACCCCCAGGTTGGGCGTGAGGGTGGTGAAGGGATAGGCGGCGATTTTGGGCCGGGCCGCGGAAACGCGGCTGATGAAGGTGGATTTGCCCGCATTGGGCAGGCCGATAAGCCCGGCGTCGGCCAGGATTTTCAGCTCCAGCCGCAACTGGCGGATTTCGCCCGGTTCGCCGGGCTGGGCAAAACGCGGGGCACGCATGGTGGAGGACTTGAAATGCTCGTTGCCCTTGCCGCCGCGGCCGCCCTGGGCCACAGTCACCACGGCCTGAGGGTCGCTGAGGTCGGCCAGCAGACGCTCGCCTTCCGCGTCCTCCACAAAAACCAGGGTGCCCACGGGCAGGTGCAGCGCCAGATCTTCGCCCTTGCGGCCGTCGCACTGGCTGCCCTGGCCGGGGCGGCCGTTCTGGGCCTCGTACAGACGCTTGAGGCGAAAGTCGTACAAAGAAAGCAGCCGACCGTCGGCCTTGAGCAGCACGCTGCCGCCATCGCCGCCGTTGCCGCCATCCGGGCCGCCGCGGGGCACGAATTTCTCGCGCCGGAAGGAAACGCAGCCGTGGCCGCCCTTGCCCGCGCGCACTTCAATGCGCGCTTCGTCAACAAAACGCATAAAAATATCCTTTGCCGGGCAGGGCCGACAGACGCTTGACAGGGCGAACAGCCGGACGCGGACGGGCAACGGACGCCGCGCGGCCGCGCCGCATGTTCTGGGCGCAAGCGCCCGAACCCGTGGGGAGAGGGGCTGGCGAGCGGGGGCCGCCGCCGGCGCTGCAGCGCCAACGCCGAAAGGGAAGAGGCTGTGCGGCCCCTTCCCTGTAACGGCGCATAAAAGCGTGACGCGAAGAAGGGCTAGCCTTCGGGCGCGTCCACATGCACGCGGGTGAGCACGCGGCGCTTGCGCAGATATTTTTCAAAGCGCACCACGCCGTCCACCTTGGCGAACAGGGTGAAATCCCTGCCCATGCCCACGTTGGCACCGGGGTACACCGTGGTGCCCAGCTGCCGGACCAGAATGCTGCCGGCGAGCACGGGCTGGCCGCCGAAACGCTTAACGCCGCGCCGTTGACCGGCGCTGTCGCGGCCGTTGCGCGAAGAGCCGCCTGCTTTTTTATGAGCCATGAGAGCCTCCCAGAAAAGCCGACCCGGAGTCGGCAAGGGGCACGGCCATGCCGCACAGGCCCCGCCCGCGCCGCAGAGAAAGCGCGACGCGGCAAAGGAGCCGGATCCGCCCCGAAAAGTTAGCCGTTGATGCTTTTGACGCGCAGGGTGGTGCACTCCTGCCGGTGCCCGCGCAGCTTGCGCGAATCGTTGCGCCGCCAGCGCTTAAACACCTTGATCTTGGGGCCGCGCCCTTGCTCCACCACCTCGGCGGTGACGGCCGCGCCGTCCACATAGGGGGCGCCCACCTTGCAGGCATCGCCGCCCAGCAGCAGCACCTTGTCCAGGGAAATCTCGCTGCCGCTCTGGGCCGCGAGCTTTTCCACAACAATCTTGGAACCTTCTTCGACGCGGTACTGTTTGCCGCCGGTCTCGATAATCGCGTACATGGTCAACCTCCAAAACGGGAAAAGTTTATTTGCCCCAGGAAGCCCCAAAAGTCAAGCCCGTAACCCGATTTTTCCGCATCCGTCCCAAACGGCAGGCCCAATCGGCCTGGAGCGGACAAATCCCCCGGCAGGAACCTTCACGCCGCCGTGCCCGGAGCGGACCCTTATAAAAAGGAAGGGCAAGGCTGCGCCGCTCCGCGAGCAAGGGGCGGCCAGGCATCTTACGCAGCTTCGCGGAGGACGAAGCGCCCTCCAGTCCGCGCGGGAGGAACGGCCCGCAACGGGTAGCAATCTTGCTGCAGGCCGGGGTGGGCCGCGCTGCCGGCCAGGCCTCGCGCAGCGGCCGTTTCCCAGGGCTTCGGGGCAGTTGCCTGCGCCGCCGGCCGCGCCGCCCGCGCGTATTGTTTTCTTCCGGCTTTCGTGTAGCGTGGCGACATGGACAAGAAAAAGATCCTTCTCGTATCCCTGGGGCACCTTTCCTGCGACATCAACGGCGGCGCGCTGCCGGCGGTGCTGCCCTTTCTGCGTTCGGCCTACGGCCTGAGCTACCAGGCCACGGGCGGGCTCATGTTCGCCTACTCCTGCCTCTCCTCCCTTATTCAGCCACTGTTCGGCCTGCTGGCCGACCGTTTTTCCAAGCCCTGGTTCATCCCGCTGGGCGTGCTGCTGGCGGGCGGCGGGCTGGCCCTGGTGGGCTTCATGACCGGCTATTGGGCCATCTTCTGCGCCATTGTGGTCAGCGGGGTGGGCGCGGCCCTCTTTCACCCCGAGGGCGCGCGCTTTGCCAACAAAGTCTCCGGCCGGCAAAAGGGCACGGGCCTGAGCCTTTTTTCCATCGGCGGCAACAGCGGCTTTGTGCTTGGCCCGCTGCTGGCCACGGCCGTGCTGAGCGTCTTCGGCCTGCACGGCACGGCTATTTTTGCCGCCATTGCCCTGACCATGGCCTCCCTGCTGCTCACGCTCATCTGGCGCATGCGCGCCCCGGCCGGAGAAGGCGGCGGGGCCATAGTCGCGGAAGCGCCGGGGGTTAACAACTGGCCGGAATTTTCCAAGCTGACCATGGCCATTGTGGCCCGCTCCATCCTGTTTGCGGGCTTCAACACCTTTGTGCCCCTTTACTGGGTCAACGTGCTGGGCCAGTCGCGCACGGCCGGGGCCCTGGCCCTGACCTTCTTCTGCACCTGCGGCGTGATCAGCAACTTCTTCGGCGGGCTGCTCTCGGACAAATACGGCTACCGCACCATCATCCGCCTGGCCTACGCCCTGGTGGCCCCTGTGGTGCTGGCCTTCAGCCTGGCGGACAACGTCTACGCCGCCTGGGCCGTGCTGCCCTTCCTGGGCTTTACCCTCTACGCGCCTTTCAGCTCCCTGGTGGTGCTGGGCCAGCAGTATCTGGCCAAGAACATCGGCTTTGCCTCAGGCGTCACCCTGGGCCTGGCCACCAGCCTGGGCGGCGTCATGGCCCCGCTGCTGGGCTGGATAGCCGACCACCAGGGCCTGCCCCGCGCCTTCCAGTGTCTGGCGGCGGTGGCCCTGCTGGGCGCGGTTTTTGCGTATGCCCTCAAACCTGTGGCTAAGGAGGGGCAGACGGAATGACGTATGCTCTCGTCCGTCGCCTGCCGCTCCTGGGGCGGGTACGCCTTGTGGAGGCGGACAGCGCCCTTGTCCGACTGGATCTGGAAGGCAAGGGGGCGCTCCCGCCCCTGCCGCAGGCGGAAGAACGCGCCACGCCCCTGCTGGAGGCGGCCGCAGCCCAGCTTGCGGATTACCTGGCGGGCGCACGCCGCGCCTTTGACCTGCCCCTGGCCCCCAAGGGCACGGATTTTCAAAAAAAAGTCTGGCGGGCGCTGCTGGCTATTCCCTACGGCGAAACCCGCGCCTACAAAGCGATCGCCGCGGCCGTGGGCTCCCCGCGCGCCTGCCGGGCCGTGGGCCTGGCCAACAACCGCAACCCCATTGCCGTGATCATCCCCTGCCACCGCGTCATCGGCGCGGACGGCCGCCTGGGGGGCTACGGCGGCGGTCTGGAACTCAAGGCGGCGCTGCTGCGGCTGGAACAGGAGGCTGCGGGCCGCGGCTGAACGCGCCCCGCAGCATCGCGCCCCTGTGCCGCCCGGCCCAATGCCGCGCACCCTGCGGCACGTCCTGTCGCCGGCCCGCACGCTCCGTCCCGCCCTGACACGGCCCCTTCGCGCCCCGTTGCCGGGCCGTTGGCGCCCCCAAAACGTCCGCCGCCCCACGCGCAGCGCCCCCAGGATGCAGGAAAACCGCAGCTGCCGCCGCGCCGCCCACCCTTGCCGGGAGGGCGGGAACATGGTACCCGCTTCTATGCTCAACTTCGACCTGACCCATGCCCTGAATCTTCTGGCCGTAGCCGCCGTGCCCGCCCTGCTGGGCATCATTCTGCACGAGGTGGCCCACGGCTGGGTTGCGGCCCGCTGCGGCGACCCCACCGCGCGCATGCTGGGGCGGCTCACGCTCAACCCCCTGCCGCACATTGATCCTGTAGGCCTCCTGGTCTTTGGCCTCACCAGCCTCACGGGCAGTTTTGTCTTCGGCTGGGCCAAGCCCGTGCCCGTCAACCCGCGCTACTTCCGCAAGCCCGCCCGCGACATGATGCTGGTGGCCCTGGCCGGGCCCATGACCAACTTTCTGCTGGCCGGGCTCTGCGGCCTGCTGCTCTGGCTCACGCTCACCCTGCTGCCGCCCCTGCAGTGGCAGCACAGCACGGGCTACATCTTTGCCCTCAAAACCCTCCAGGCCGGGGTGATCATCAACTTTGGCCTGGCCTGGCTCAACCTGCTGCCCATTCCGCCGCTGGACGGCAGCAAGGTTGTGGCCTATTTTCTGCCCATGAAGGCGGCCCTGCGCTACCTGAGCGTGGAGCGCTACGGCTTTGTGATCCTCCTGGCCCTGCTCTTTACCGGGCTGCTGGGCCAGGTGCTCGGCCCTCTGGTAAGCGGCAGCGCCGTGGGCCTTTTGTCCCTGCTGGGTATTCTGTAAGGAAAGGAATCTGCTGATGAACGGCAAACCGCGCACTGTTTCCGGCATGCGGCCCACGGGCCCTCTGCACCTCGGCCACTACTTCGGCGTGCTCAAAAACTGGGTGGAACTGCAACACACGGAAGAAGCCTACTTCTTTGTGGCCGACTGGCACGCCCTGACCAGCGACTACGCCGACCCTTCCAAAATCCGCCGCAATATCCATGAAATGGTCAAAGACTGGATCGGTGCCGGCCTGAACCCGGAAAAGTGCGTCATCTTCCGCCAGTCTCACGTCAAGCAGCATGCGGAGCTTTCTCTGCTGCTCTCCATGATCACCTCCGTCTCCTGGCTGGAGCGCAACCCCACCTACAAAGAGCAGCAGCAGCAGATCAGCAACAAAGACCTGGGCAACGCGGGCTTCCTCTGCTATCCCGTGCTCATGGCCGCGGATATCCTCATGTACCGGCCCCACGGCGTGCCAGTGGGCGAAGACCAGCTGCCCCACATGGAGCTGACCCGCGAGATCGCCCGGCGCTTCAACAATTTTTACGGCGAGCTTTTCCCCGAACCCCAGGCCATGCTCACCCCGGCGGCCAAATGCCCCGGCCTGGACGGCCGCAAGATGTCCAAAAGCTACAATAACGGCATCTTCCTCTCGGACCGCATGGACGACATCACCGAAAAAGTGCGCGGCATGTTTACGGATAAAGCCCGCCTGCGCCGCGCAGACCCCGGCAACCCCGACGTCTGCAACCTCTTCCCCTACCATGTGCTGCTGAGCAGCGCCGAAGAGCAGGCCCAGATCCGCCAGGGCTGTACCAGCGCGCAACTGGGCTGCGTGGACTGCAAAAAAATATTCCTCAAAAATCTCGCCACGTTCCTGGAGCCTCTGCAGGAACGTCGCAATGCCGTGGAGGCCCGGCCCGGCGCTGTGGAAGAAATCCTGGAGCGCGGCAATGCCCGCGCCCGCGAGTTTGCGGAACAGACCATGGAACTGGCGCGCGAAAAAATGGGGCTCTGATGTGAAGCTGGTGGCCGTGGACTACGGCCTGGCCCGCACAGGCCTAGCCGTGTCCGACCCGGAAGAGCGGCTGGCCTTTCCCCTGCGCACCCTGCGCCTGGCCGACCACCCCGACCGCAAGGCCCTGCTGGACGCCCTGGCCGAGGCCATTGCCGCAACCGGGGCCCAGGCCGTGGTTATGG is a window of Desulfovibrio legallii DNA encoding:
- a CDS encoding methylated-DNA--[protein]-cysteine S-methyltransferase → MTYALVRRLPLLGRVRLVEADSALVRLDLEGKGALPPLPQAEERATPLLEAAAAQLADYLAGARRAFDLPLAPKGTDFQKKVWRALLAIPYGETRAYKAIAAAVGSPRACRAVGLANNRNPIAVIIPCHRVIGADGRLGGYGGGLELKAALLRLEQEAAGRG
- the rpmA gene encoding 50S ribosomal protein L27 — its product is MAHKKAGGSSRNGRDSAGQRRGVKRFGGQPVLAGSILVRQLGTTVYPGANVGMGRDFTLFAKVDGVVRFEKYLRKRRVLTRVHVDAPEG
- a CDS encoding MFS transporter, whose translation is MDKKKILLVSLGHLSCDINGGALPAVLPFLRSAYGLSYQATGGLMFAYSCLSSLIQPLFGLLADRFSKPWFIPLGVLLAGGGLALVGFMTGYWAIFCAIVVSGVGAALFHPEGARFANKVSGRQKGTGLSLFSIGGNSGFVLGPLLATAVLSVFGLHGTAIFAAIALTMASLLLTLIWRMRAPAGEGGGAIVAEAPGVNNWPEFSKLTMAIVARSILFAGFNTFVPLYWVNVLGQSRTAGALALTFFCTCGVISNFFGGLLSDKYGYRTIIRLAYALVAPVVLAFSLADNVYAAWAVLPFLGFTLYAPFSSLVVLGQQYLAKNIGFASGVTLGLATSLGGVMAPLLGWIADHQGLPRAFQCLAAVALLGAVFAYALKPVAKEGQTE
- the rplU gene encoding 50S ribosomal protein L21; translated protein: MYAIIETGGKQYRVEEGSKIVVEKLAAQSGSEISLDKVLLLGGDACKVGAPYVDGAAVTAEVVEQGRGPKIKVFKRWRRNDSRKLRGHRQECTTLRVKSING
- a CDS encoding site-2 protease family protein, which produces MLNFDLTHALNLLAVAAVPALLGIILHEVAHGWVAARCGDPTARMLGRLTLNPLPHIDPVGLLVFGLTSLTGSFVFGWAKPVPVNPRYFRKPARDMMLVALAGPMTNFLLAGLCGLLLWLTLTLLPPLQWQHSTGYIFALKTLQAGVIINFGLAWLNLLPIPPLDGSKVVAYFLPMKAALRYLSVERYGFVILLALLFTGLLGQVLGPLVSGSAVGLLSLLGIL
- the trpS gene encoding tryptophan--tRNA ligase; amino-acid sequence: MNGKPRTVSGMRPTGPLHLGHYFGVLKNWVELQHTEEAYFFVADWHALTSDYADPSKIRRNIHEMVKDWIGAGLNPEKCVIFRQSHVKQHAELSLLLSMITSVSWLERNPTYKEQQQQISNKDLGNAGFLCYPVLMAADILMYRPHGVPVGEDQLPHMELTREIARRFNNFYGELFPEPQAMLTPAAKCPGLDGRKMSKSYNNGIFLSDRMDDITEKVRGMFTDKARLRRADPGNPDVCNLFPYHVLLSSAEEQAQIRQGCTSAQLGCVDCKKIFLKNLATFLEPLQERRNAVEARPGAVEEILERGNARAREFAEQTMELAREKMGL
- the obgE gene encoding GTPase ObgE; protein product: MRFVDEARIEVRAGKGGHGCVSFRREKFVPRGGPDGGNGGDGGSVLLKADGRLLSLYDFRLKRLYEAQNGRPGQGSQCDGRKGEDLALHLPVGTLVFVEDAEGERLLADLSDPQAVVTVAQGGRGGKGNEHFKSSTMRAPRFAQPGEPGEIRQLRLELKILADAGLIGLPNAGKSTFISRVSAARPKIAAYPFTTLTPNLGVMIDDADPGKRLVLADIPGLIEGAHQGQGLGLRFLKHVERTRFLVHILSAEDVNDADPWAGFGLINEELRRFDPDLAQRRQVEVVNKIDLLPPERLAALEARAKADGRQIFFISARDGLGLEPLTAELWRLRDAAEPHAPLVRAQEPVQVEDEEFPEIEVIYTRE